Part of the Sulfurimonas denitrificans DSM 1251 genome is shown below.
CCGCGTCATATTCACTTAAGAGTTTTTTAATATCAGTTATTTTTGTGTCCGTATGAAAACTTACACCGAGATTTTTAGCATAATTAATCAATAAAGATGCAACGCTTTTTGCCTCATTACTTAACGGATAAACTCGTCCATCATCTTTTATGTCTAGCAAAAGCCCGATACTTTGACAAAATTTCTCAAACTCCAAAAAGCCGAACTCTTTTAATGCATAATCCATAAAGAGCGGATTTTGCGAGAAGTAATCGTTACATGTAAGATTTGTGTTTGTAATGTTACAACGACCGTTTCCTGAAACCAGAATCTTTTTTGCACATTTGGAGTTTTGCTCAAAAATATCTACATGTAGTCTCTCTTTAGCACAAAATATTGCACATAAAAGCCCGCTTGCACCACCACCGATAATCGCTACTTTTTTCATTACAGAGTCACTATTTTCGCCCCAAAACCACCCATGTGTTGTGGTGCGTCTTCAAATTTTTTGACTCTTGGGTGAGCTTTTAGAAACTCTTTGACTGCGTAAGAGAGTTTTCCCGTTCCTATGCCGTGATAGACTATCACTTCATCCCAACCGTTTATAAGTGCGTCTGAGATAAATTTGTCTAATACTTCGTTGGCTTCTTCGGCTCTCATGCCATGCAAATCGCATTTTAATCCCGCTCTTTTTTGAACTTGTAGATTTACGTCAGTTCTTGGTTTTTGCTTTATAATTTGAGTATGTTTTAGTTGTGATGTTTGTACTCTTACTCTCATCCCATCAACTTCTACAATAGCCTCTTTTTTATCTTTCATAGCTACAATCACACCTTTTTTGCTATGGTATTTTACGTTATCACCGATGTTAAATTCTGCAATTTGAGCGATTTTTGGTTCGTTTGTGGTTTGTGGAAGTTTCTCTTTTGCCTTGTTCATAGCTCTATGAATAGCTTGTGTATCTCCAGCTCGAGCAGCTGCTTTTGCCTCATTTATGGCGATTTCATAACTCTCTTTAAGGGCGCTTTTTTCTCTATCTAGCTCTTTAAAGAGAGACTCTTTTATCTCTTTTAACTCTAACTCTTTGAGTGTTATGTTCTGTAGCTTTTCATCGACTATTTTATGTTTTTGTTTCAACTCTCGCTCAAGCTGTGAGCCTCTCTCTATAAGAATATTTAGCTTCTCACTGTTATCGCCATAAACGGCTTTTGCCTCATTAACGATTTTGTTTGAGATTCCATATCTGCTTGCAGTCTCAAATGCGTAACTTTTACCGATAATCCCGTGCATAAACTCATAAGTTGGAACTCTATTTTGCTCATCATAAATCGCCGCCATAAGTTCTACATCATCACGATCAGCCATAAGAGCGGCAAGGCGTTTGTGATGGGTTGTGACTACTATCTTTTGCCCTCTTAAAATTAACTCATCAAGGATGACTTTAAATAGAGCTGCTGCTTCGTCACTATCGGTTCCAAGCTCTATCTCATCAACTCCGATAAGTGCATCTCTATGTTCAAAAATCTTTGAAAACTGCTGCATACGCCCTGCAAATGTAGATATATCATTTTTGACATTTTGAGGGTCGTCAATGATTGCATGAATGCCTTTAAAATTTCCAATATGTGATTTATGCTCGTTTAATTTCATTGGGATGATATACTTCGCCATAAAAGCGGCACTTAAAATCGACTTTAAAAGCATAGTTTTTCCACCAGCGTTTACACCAGTTATCATTAAGATATTTTTAGAAAAATCTACATGTATAGGTTTTGCATGGTGCAGAGCAGGGTGGATAAAACCCTCCAGAGTGATTTTTGAATCTTTTTTTGATTTTATGAGTGATAGATTTTTACTCTTTGCAAACAAAACTCTAGCTTGATAATTGTCAAATTTAGTAAACTCTTTGTCTATAAAATTTATAAAGGGTAAAAGATCTGAGAGTTTTGATGAAAACTCTTTTGCATAAGTATAAAAAATTGCTTCTCGCTCTTGAGTGATGTAGCGAATTTGCTCTTTTGCCTTTAGTATGCTATCTGGTGAGACATAGAAGCCTCCACTGCTGCTTCTGCCTACTATTGCGCCTTTTAGGACATGGTTAAATCCACCACGAACCAAAAGAGCTTCTTCATCATTTATGAGATGTAGTTGGCTGTCTATAAGGTATGGCGTAATTTTTGAACTTGATGTGAGTCGCTTTAGTGAACTGTTTATAGTTGCTTTTTGCTCTTTGATTCTTGAGCCAAGGGCAAAAAGAGTCTCATCAAGATTTTCTTCAAATTTGCCATCATGTGTAAAGTACTTCTCAACTTCAAAAAATTTTGGCTCAATGACAAACTTATCCATCCACTCACCGATAATGCTTTGGAGATTTTTGTTTTTAAAGTAGCGAAAATAGCGAACAACTTTTACAATCTCAAAAATCTGCTCAAAGTGCAATACACCACGCTTTTGAAGATGAAGTTTTATATTTGTAAAGTCAGCTACTTTTGGAGGAGCTTTAAACTCTATAGCATCAAGTGATTTGATGTAACGGTAGTGAAGTTCTTGATCGCCCTCCATAAAGAGAGAGTCATCACGAGAGAAGAAACTTTTAAAAGAGTTTATATGCTCATTTAAATCGAGCTGATTGATAAGTAAATCAATCTTTGTTGGAGCAATTATTGGCATTTAGAGACGCTAATCATCTGACCATAAAATGGAGTTTTTTCCTTACCTATAAAAGTATAAGTGCCAATACTAAGCGTAAAGTTTGTACTATTTACATCAATTCCATCACATGTAATAGTGCTGTTTTGGTTAAATTTCATAACCACGTTCATCATCTTATCTCTTTGGTTATCCGTATAACTGTTAAAAGCGATGGCAGATAAGATTATAAGGAGCGTAGTAGCGCTTATTGCTATCTTTTGCTTAAAAGTTACATCCGTAAGGTAGTGAAGTGCTAAAAAAAATAGCCCTACAACTATAACACCAACTATATATGTCATTATGCAGTTCCTCTGATTTGATAAGTCAAATCTCCAGCACCAAAACCTATAATTAAACCTTTATCTAGAGTTTTTAGCTCCTCTTTGTCTTTTATAATAGTAATTGTATTGTTTGCTCTTGAGATATTATCAGCCATTATTAGGTTGTATCGCTTAAATTTCTCTTTAAAATCAATCTCTCGCATTGCCTCTCCAGCTGGCCAAACTGGAAGTATGATAAGCTCCGCAGCTCCCTCAAAGCACTTTATAAACTCTTCTAAGTTATCAATAGTGCGAGAGTATTTATGTGGCTGCCAAATCGCTGTGATTTTATCAAAACCTTTAAGAAGCGCATACTCTTTTAAAGATTCAAATGTTGCTTTTATCTCTGTTGGATGGTGACCATAATCATCAATAATCACTCTATCGCTCTGTGCTCCAACGATATCAAAACGTTTCTTAATGCCTTTAAAAGTCAATATTTTCTCTCGTATCAACTCAATATCCATAGACTCATTTGCTGCCAAAATCGCTAAAGAGGCATCAAGTGCTATATGTTTTCCAAATCCCCAAACATCAAAACTCCCCAAATCTCTTAGAGTAAATCTAGTGTGTGGTTCATCATCTATAAGTACAAATTTTAGTTCTGTAATCTCTTTGCTAGGATAGAGC
Proteins encoded:
- a CDS encoding endonuclease MutS2 — encoded protein: MPIIAPTKIDLLINQLDLNEHINSFKSFFSRDDSLFMEGDQELHYRYIKSLDAIEFKAPPKVADFTNIKLHLQKRGVLHFEQIFEIVKVVRYFRYFKNKNLQSIIGEWMDKFVIEPKFFEVEKYFTHDGKFEENLDETLFALGSRIKEQKATINSSLKRLTSSSKITPYLIDSQLHLINDEEALLVRGGFNHVLKGAIVGRSSSGGFYVSPDSILKAKEQIRYITQEREAIFYTYAKEFSSKLSDLLPFINFIDKEFTKFDNYQARVLFAKSKNLSLIKSKKDSKITLEGFIHPALHHAKPIHVDFSKNILMITGVNAGGKTMLLKSILSAAFMAKYIIPMKLNEHKSHIGNFKGIHAIIDDPQNVKNDISTFAGRMQQFSKIFEHRDALIGVDEIELGTDSDEAAALFKVILDELILRGQKIVVTTHHKRLAALMADRDDVELMAAIYDEQNRVPTYEFMHGIIGKSYAFETASRYGISNKIVNEAKAVYGDNSEKLNILIERGSQLERELKQKHKIVDEKLQNITLKELELKEIKESLFKELDREKSALKESYEIAINEAKAAARAGDTQAIHRAMNKAKEKLPQTTNEPKIAQIAEFNIGDNVKYHSKKGVIVAMKDKKEAIVEVDGMRVRVQTSQLKHTQIIKQKPRTDVNLQVQKRAGLKCDLHGMRAEEANEVLDKFISDALINGWDEVIVYHGIGTGKLSYAVKEFLKAHPRVKKFEDAPQHMGGFGAKIVTL